One genomic window of Centropristis striata isolate RG_2023a ecotype Rhode Island chromosome 20, C.striata_1.0, whole genome shotgun sequence includes the following:
- the znf318 gene encoding zinc finger protein 318 isoform X2 yields the protein MYRGRPPPRGGYPPPFEGRGPPPPRPYPAPGYRDDRSRPRPPYHPGYHDHGPPDSYRRSPPRRRYPSPGPGGHRGGEYWAGAPQRERSPSPRGPGPIDHNLVITVGNELIGPSGPAPSRHHDRDYPPRPEYERSRSRGRSRPGSRSPDRSRAKSRGRSKSRARSKSRARSKSRHRSQSRSPDRSRAKSRGRSRSRTPDRSRAKSRGRSRSRSPDRSRAKSRGRSKSRPRSRSRSRSRGRSYNAAASHGRSKSRQRSRSVSSSSRSSSSSDGDIGGKSTKEFQELQTARRRKELEEMLSLPTKSILKRRNDSEDSPSLRAADSPRGPEGSNMSRVADQLLQAVKGMEPHMVASMLSELRSDPQMAHRAGLDAEIKEILHLLGGAKAQEKTADDIDDEEKFLYGDSEDPKPPPASEPLRHQALDLYGDVTEEALYGDYPPQKAMMAQTYGLPPGASPHLQAPPTMGEVDVRYAGRPSISPDQNITVQVPDPHFLPGTEPLGEGERQALEEYEKIQDLLKTIGLDLGVSEISKMAARTKERLQGSKPPPKTPTRQRRYSSDSSNGSRGRRRRSHSDSSSSSSRSRSRGRGGSWSSEDRRKPAKPYKDANESTAEQKAAAPPPHNEPPPQTPDPNVPPHPGVPIPTYPPTQVHGMMAPSFPPPGYGQYGNYLPYMHQQWPPMYPPPAMGLPPRTGPDDFPPTLPYKHAYNKPPPEPPAKGSGKSSAPEGEKVKASGHERRVSEEQNNESQKQKVLEEREKLKQEREVRMKKKEYLMKELERLRKQQGELLRKKRREKDGHKDPLLQEISHLQEEVMAQISSLRKEHEAAEKKRNEIEKIALILGLLPSDRPRRPAKPLDDHDHEDEPTPPPPPEKKKREPEQSPEGRPAPCSSSTKTSAAPPPPGASPDEPPAGATARPLTPPLEPFEYYDAGNHWCKNCNVTSGSMFDFFTHLHSKTHRKTLNPYDRPWASTPTKIGKNLPSEEKLTKPAKGSEFLLPVRGFFCLLCKQFYGDAICAEEHVTTHAHNEKYKKQMYENPLYEQRRNLDRQAGLASENSGKKRKHEEDEKGNKEDKSKHKKEKKDKERKKEEDDAVQKDNIKKEEGDEDKLKPNKKEEDFKNAKSLDEEKPSYSKKDEEEKYKCPKKDDKYRHSREEEERAKYSRRDEDDRYKYSREDEYRYRYRRDEDGRYDDRPKYGPRDDEYKYGKYSDSRSKYDRDRDEARLKAEKQAPKKPEPAKPSGKPEVIRPELPPKPHDPPKVLCGPSPAMRAKLRKQSLETGKPAPVATTPPTPSFGKFTWKKRENVLAKEAEKVAAEFIKDDEEAAKQNPVSVEDSFAKSVAVAKEIAEKLGGRPTGVPPWVSNGSRRGRIRPNLPAPAAVLRKTAMMGKPAPLNTFLSIRPQNPGLVGADGLTRALNAQNALLEDKPEPPVGAPKPFEAMPAPAPFEANPPPGVSTPAPFEAKPPPVVSMPAPPPTVSRPAPYGANPPTVVSKPAPFEVNPAPPVYNPAPPGCSPAPLGRSPAPPGCSPAPPGRSPAPPGCSPAPPGCSLAPPGCSPAPPGCSPAPPGCSPAPPGCSPAPLGRSPAPLGRSPAPPGCSPAPLGRSPAPPGCSPAPPGCSPAPQVYSPAPLVCNPAPPVSKPAPVKAAPAPSVSKPAQPTMIKIVSDVAAPGVPESEQTRTVFVKPPPFMNRGDGAQKSEKLKSNLAAAKAKDLFDIFYSQDSQSGASSVTKPATDSRVDGSNTNKSQLPSPQGPKPPQHQRLTESQPPTVVPQAPKLDSPSTQTQPESDIQIASVWSLQNAASPPRDVAPSETKPKLDPPKAQSAPPKIQSPTFASESQIAPQTEPAAPQTESQPNPAPQIQTEPQTDQDPQPHPETHLDTTPEPDRKPSPKTRGKGTPTKRTPPATRPVRQTRSQTRYQTRQQQQSQPEAGSEESDSAATDPKGLNTSDSGSAEGAPSEEDNQAEVTPETLGLPSDMTSLNFDYDFNFE from the exons ATGTACCGCGGCCGGCCTCCGCCGAGAGGAGGCTACCCGCCGCCTTTCGAAGGCCGAGGCCCGCCGCCGCCGAGGCCTTACCCGGCACCGGGCTACAGAGACGACCGGAGCCGGCCCAGGCCTCCCTACCACCCCGGATACCACGACCACGGTCCGCCGGACTCCTACCGCCGCTCCCCGCCGCGCAGGAGGTACCCTTCCCCCGGGCCAGGGGGCCACCGGGGCGGGGAGTACTGGGCCGGGGCTCCGCAGAGAGAG aggtCTCCGTCACCTCGTGGACCGGGTCCAATCGACCACAACCTTGTCATCACCGTCGGCAATGAGCTGATCGGACCgtctggccccgccccctctcGACATCATGACAG AGACTACCCTCCTCGACCCGAGTACGAGCGGAGCAGGAGCCGGGGCCGCAGCAGACCCGGCAGCCGGAGTCCGGACCGGAGCCGGGCCAAGAGCCGGGGCCGGAGCAAGAGTCGAGCGAGGAGCAAGAGCCGGGCGCGGAGTAAGAGCCGGCACCGGAGCCAGAGCCGCAGTCCGGACCGGAGCCGGGCCAAGAGCCGGGGCCGGAGCAGGAGCCGTACTCCGGACCGGAGCAGGGCCAAGAGCCGGGGCCGGAGCAGGAGCCGCAGTCCGGACCGGAGCCGGGCCAAGAGCCGGGGCCGGAGCAAGAGCCGTCCACGCagcaggtccaggtccaggtcacGGGGGCGGAGCTACAACGCCGCGGCGAGCCACGGCCGCAGTAAGAGCCGGCAGAGGAGTCGCAgcgtgagcagcagcagcagatcgaGCTCCAGCAGCGACGGGGACATCGGCGGGAAATCCACCAAAGAGTTCCAGGAGCTGCAGACGGCTCGGCGCAggaaggagctggaggagatgcTGAGTCTGCCGACAAAGTCCATCCTGAAGAGACGCAACGACTCGGAGGACTCGCCGTCGCTCAGG GCGGCGGACTCTCCTCGAGGTCCGGAGGGCTCCAACATGTCCCGGGTGGCcgaccagctgctgcaggctgttAAAGGCATGGAGCCTCACATGGTGGCGTCCATGCTGTCGGAGCTGCGGTCCGACCCGCAGATGGCTCACCGCGCCGGCCTCGACGCCGAGATCAAAGAGATCCTCCACCTGCTGGGCGGGGCCAAAGCTCAGGAGAAGACCGCCGACGACATCGACGACGAGGAGAAGTTCCTGTACGGAGACTCGGAGGACCCCAAACCTCCGCCGGCGTCGGAGCCGCTGCGACACCAGGCGCTGGACCTGTACGGAGACGTGACGGAGGAGGCGCTGTACGGAGACTACCCGCCACAGAAAGCCATGATGGCCCAGACGTACGGCCTCCCGCCGGGGGCCTCGCCGCACCTCCAGGCCCCGCCCACCATGGGCGAGGTGGACGTGAGGTACGCGGGGCGACCCTCCATCAGCCCCGACCAGAACATCACCGTCCAGGTGCCGGACCCCCACTTCCTGCCGGGGACGGAGCCGCTGGGGGAGGGCGAGCGCCAGGCGCTGGAGGAGTACGAGAAGATCCAGGACCTGCTGAAGACCATCGGCCTGGACCTGGGCGTGTCCGagatcagcaagatggcggccagGACCAAGGAGCGTCTCCAGGGAAGCAAGCCGCCGCCGAAGACGCCCACGCGCCAAAGGCGGTACTCCTCCGACAGCTCCAACGGCAGCCGCGGCCGCAGGAGGCGGAGCCACAGCgacagctccagcagcagcagccggagCCGCAGCCGGGGCCGCGGGGGCAGCTGGAGCAGCGAGGACCGCAGGAAGCCCGCCAAGCCGTACAAAGACGCCAACGAGTCCACCGCCGAGCAGAAGGCCGCCGCGCCGCCGCCACATAACGAGCCGCCGCCACAAACCCCCGACCCCAACGTCCCCCCTCACCCCGGGGTGCCCATACCCACCTACCCCCCCACACAGGTCCACGGCATGATGGCGCCCAGCTTCCCGCCGCCGGGCTACGGCCAGTACGGGAACTACCTGCCCTACATGCACCAGCAGTGGCCGCCCATGTACCCGCCGCCCGCCATGGGCCTGCCCCCCCGCACCGGCCCCGACGACTTCCCGCCCACGCTGCCCTACAAGCACGCCTACAACAAACCGCCGCCGGAGCCGCCGGCCAAAG gTTCGGGGAAGAGTTCGGCTCCGGAGGGCGAGAAGGTCAAAGCGAGCGGCCACGAGCGGAGAGTCTCCGAGGAGCAGAACAACGAGAGCCAGAAACAAAAG GTCCTGGAGGAGCGAGAGAAGCTGAAGCAGGAGCGAGAGGTGAGGATGAAGAAGAAGGAGTATCTGATGAAGGAGCTGGAGAGACTCCGCAAGCAACAAG GCGAGCTGCTGAGGAAGAAGCGGCGAGAGAAGGACGGCCACAAAGAccctctgctgcaggagatcagccacctgcaggaggaggtgatggcTCAGATCTCCAGCCTGCGTAAAGAGCACGAGGCGGCCGAGAAGAAACGCAACGAGATCGAGAAGATCGCGCTCATCCTCGGCCTGCTGCCGTCCGACCGGCCCCGCAGGCCCGCCAAACCGCTCGACGACCACGACCACGAGGACGAGCCGACGCCGCCTCCGCcgccagagaagaagaagcgtGAGCCGGAGCAGAGCCCTGAGGGACGCCCGGCGCCCTGCAGCTCCAGCACTAAG ACGTCAGCGGCGCCGCCACCGCCGGGAGCGTCCCCGGACGAGCCGCCCGCCGGCGCCACGGCTCGGCCTCTGACCCCGCCCCTGGAGCCGTTTGAATACTATGACGCTGGAAACCACTGGTGCAAAAACTGTAACGTCACCTCTGGTTCCATGTTTGATTTTTTCACGCACTTGCACAGCAAAACGCACCGaaag ACCCTGAACCCGTACGACCGGCCGTGGGCCTCCACTCCCACCAAGATCGGGAAGAACCTGCCGTCGGAGGAGAAGCTGACCAAACCGGCCAAAG GTTCGGAGTTCCTGCTGCCCGTCAGAGGATTCTTCTGCCTGCTGTGTAAACAGTTTTATGGAGACGCCATCTGTGCAGAAGAGCACGTCACCACTCACGCTCACAACGAGAAGTACAAG AAACAAATGTACGAGAACCCTCTGTACGAACAGAGGAGGAACCTGGACCGCCAGGCCGGACTGGCCTCCGAGAACAGCGGGAAGAAACGCAAACACGAGGAGGACGAGAAAGGCAACAAGGAGGATAAGTCCAAAcacaaaaaggagaaaaaagacaaggagaggaagaaggaagaGGACGATGCTGTTCAGAAGGACAACATAAAAAAGGAGGAAGGGGACGAGGACAAGCTGAAGCCCAACAAGAAAGAGGAGGattttaaaaatgccaaaagCCTGGACGAGGAGAAACCTTCTTATAGTAAAAAAGACGAGGAAGAAAAGTATAAATGTCCCAAGAAGGATGATAAATACCGCCacagcagggaggaggaggagagggctaAATACAGCAGGAGGGACGAGGACGACCGATATAAATACAGCAGAGAAGACGAATACCGGTACCGCTACCGGAGGGACGAGGACGGCCGATACGACGACCGCCCCAAGTACGGGCCGAGAGACGACGAGTATAAATATGGTAAATATTCAGATTCCAGATCCAAATACGACCGCGATCGAGACGAAGCAAGACTTAAGGCTGAGAAGCAAGCACCGAAAAAGCCCGAGCCAGCAAAACCATCAGGGAAACCGGAGGTCATCAGGCCCGAACTGCCGCCAAAGCCCCACGACCCGCCAAAAGTCCTCTGTGGACCCAGTCCGGCCATGAGAGCAAAGCTCCGGAAGCAGAGCCTGGAAACCGGCAAACCGGCGCCGGTGGCCACCACCCCCCCGACCCCATCGTTCGGAAAGTTCACGTGGAAGAAGCGGGAGAATGTCCTGGCCAAGGAGGCGGAGAAAGTGGCGGCGGAGTTCATCAAGGATGACGAAGAGGCAGCGAAGCAGAACCCGGTCTCAGTGGAGGACTCTTTCGCCAAGTCTGTGGCCGTGGCGAAGGAGATTGCTGAGAAGCTGGGCGGGCGTCCCACCGGCGTTCCTCCCTGGGTGTCCAACGGCTCCAGGCGGGGAAGGATCCGGCCCAACCTCCCTGCGCCTGCCGCAGTCCTGAGGAAAACCGCCATGATGGGTAAACCTGCACCTCTGAATACCTTCCTGTCCATCCGGCCTCAGAACCCAGGTTTGGTTGGAGCTGATGGTCTCACAAGAGCTCTGAACGCTCAGAACGCACTGCTGGAAGATAAACCTGAGCCGCCAGTTGGTGCTCCCAAACCATTTGAGGCTATGCCTGCACCTGCACCATTTGAGGCTAATCCTCCTCCGGGGGTGTCAACACCTGCCCCTTTTGAAGCTAAACCTCCACCAGTGGTGTCGATGCCTGCACCACCACCAACTGTGTCGAGACCTGCACCTTATGGGGCGAACCCTCCAACGGTGGTGTCTAAACCTGCACCGTTTGAGGTTAATCCTGCCCCTCCAGTTTACAATCCTGCACCACCAGGTTGTAGTCCTGCTCCACTTGGTCGTAGTCCTGCTCCACCGGGTTGTAGTCCTGCTCCCCCTGGTCGTAGTCCTGCTCCACCTGGTTGTAGTCCTGCTCCACCGGGTTGTAGTCTTGCTCCACCGGGTTGTAGTCCTGCACCACCTGGTTGTAGTCCTGCTCCACCGGGTTGTAGTCCTGCACCACCGGGTTGTAGTCCTGCTCCACTTGGTCGTAGTCCTGCTCCACTTGGTCGTAGTCCTGCTCCACCTGGTTGTAGTCCTGCTCCACTTGGTCGTAGTCCTGCACCACCAGGTTGTAGTCCTGCTCCACCGGGTTGTAGTCCTGCCCCGCAAGTTTACAGTCCAGCCCCACTGGTTTGTAATCCTGCCCCACCTGTTTCTAAACCTGCACCAGTTAAGGCTGCCCCTGCTCCATCTGTTTCTAAACCTGCACAACCAACAATGATAAAGATCGTGTCTGATGTCGCAGCTCCCGGCGTCCCGGAGAGCGAGCAAACCCGCACGGTGTTTGTCAAGCCGCCACCTTTCATGAACAGGGGCGATGGAGCTCAGAAGTCTGAGAAACTGAAGAGTAACCTGGCTGCAGCCAAGGCCAAGGACTTGTTTGACATCTTTTACAGTCAGGACAGCCAATCGGGCGCCTCCTCCGTCACCAAACCAGCAACAGACTCCAGAGTTGACGGGAGCAACACCAATAAAAGTCAGCTTCCCTCCCCACAAGGACCAAAACCACCTCAGCATCAGCGTCTAACTGAGTCCCAACCCCCAACTGTGGTACCTCAAGCGCCCAAACTAGACTCTCCAAGTACCCAAACCCAGCCAGAATCAGACATTCAGATTGCATCTGTCTGGTCTTTGCAGAACGCCGCAAGTCCACCACGCGACGTTGCTCCAtctgaaacaaaaccaaaacttGATCCACCTAAAGCTCAGAGTGCACCCCCAAAAATCCAGTCCCCGACTTTTGCATCCGAGTCCCAAATTGCCCCACAAACTGAGCCAGCCGCACCTCAAACTGAGTCCCAGCCTAATCCGGCTCCTCAAATCCAAACAGAACCCCAGACAGACCAGGACCCCCAGCCCCATCCAGAGACCCATCTTGACACCACTCCAGAACCTGATCGCAAACCAAGCCCCAAAACTCGGGGCAAGGGGACTCCGACCAAGAGGACCCCTCCTGCCACGCGCCCTGTCCGACAAACCAGATCCCAAACCAGATACCAGacccggcagcagcagcagagccagcCCGAGGCCGGTTCGGAAGAGTCTGACTCGGCGGCTACAGACCCAAAGGGGCTGAACACGTCGGATTCTGGCTCGGCGGAGGGGGCGCCCAGCGAGGAGGACAATCAGGCGGAGGTCACGCCTGAAACCTTGGGCCTCCCCTCCGACATGACCTCTCTGAACTTTGATTACGATTTTAACTTTGAGTAG